One window of the Candidatus Woesearchaeota archaeon genome contains the following:
- a CDS encoding phosphoglycerate mutase family protein, translating to MLAVLLRHGETVANRNREIDGQRDGTLTERGRTVDARNIGLLLDYFQPAKIDSTDLRRGTDTLDYAQRFAATADHQGYATHGFLREVHYGSLQGCSAEQVVAQCRERGLGEIVRRIRPGIELLPPPLRRQLEEHFGIESLESIQERVQEILAMGTTYARQGMSTWVVNTHGGFISYLLERTQEGTCGSALRSRTEGGHYYQGHDEVSLVNFRADSSVTVVAANANIQTLLRNGRSYG from the coding sequence ATGCTTGCTGTTTTATTGAGACATGGGGAAACCGTTGCAAACAGAAACAGAGAAATTGATGGACAGCGTGATGGAACCCTGACGGAAAGAGGAAGAACAGTCGATGCCAGAAATATTGGATTACTGTTGGATTATTTTCAACCAGCAAAGATTGATTCAACCGATCTTAGAAGAGGAACAGATACACTTGATTATGCACAACGATTTGCAGCAACAGCCGATCACCAAGGATATGCCACCCATGGATTTCTGAGAGAAGTACATTATGGATCACTACAAGGCTGTAGTGCAGAGCAAGTAGTTGCACAATGCCGAGAAAGAGGATTGGGTGAGATAGTAAGAAGGATTAGACCTGGTATCGAACTTCTACCTCCGCCTTTGAGAAGGCAACTCGAAGAGCATTTTGGTATTGAGAGTCTCGAAAGCATCCAAGAACGGGTTCAAGAGATTCTTGCAATGGGAACAACCTATGCTCGTCAGGGAATGAGTACATGGGTAGTCAACACTCATGGGGGATTCATTAGTTATCTTCTGGAACGAACGCAAGAAGGAACCTGTGGAAGCGCTCTTCGTTCAAGAACAGAAGGAGGTCATTATTACCAAGGCCATGATGAAGTTTCTCTCGTAAACTTTAGAGCAGATAGTTCAGTAACGGTTGTTGCAGCTAATGCTAATATTCAGACGCTACTGAGAAATGGGAGATCTTATGGTTGA
- a CDS encoding alpha-amylase has product MVGVCFYFQVHQPCRLRNYRVFDIGHNHQYFDEEKNKTIMQKVAKKCYLPANALLHRLIKENNGSFKVSFSITGIFLEQCAHYVPEVLESFRQLAATGCVEFLGETYYHSLAYLYARDEFNEQVQQHHELMQQTFGKTPVIFRNTELIYNNELAHHVEKMGYQGVLAEGADHILGWKSPNFLYRAKTTNALKLLLKNYRLSDDIAFRFSSRDWSEWPLTAPKFSQWLSAINGNGHIVNLFMDYETLGEHQWEETGIFAFLEHLPHEILKHSDNFFLLPSEVIHQFEPVGELDIHNPISWADIERDVSAWLGNTMQQAAIRELYTLEAPIKASKNPELLKDWRRLQTSDHFYYMCTKWFADGDVHKYFNPYDSPYEAYITFMNIIADLKKRIT; this is encoded by the coding sequence ATCGTTGGCGTTTGTTTTTATTTTCAAGTTCATCAACCCTGTCGGTTACGAAATTACCGAGTGTTTGATATAGGTCATAATCATCAGTATTTTGATGAGGAAAAAAATAAGACGATTATGCAGAAGGTTGCAAAAAAGTGTTATCTCCCTGCAAATGCACTTTTACATCGACTTATCAAAGAAAATAATGGTTCCTTTAAAGTTTCCTTTAGTATTACCGGTATATTTCTTGAACAATGTGCTCATTACGTTCCCGAAGTTCTTGAAAGTTTTCGTCAGCTTGCTGCAACAGGATGTGTTGAATTCTTGGGAGAAACATATTACCATTCTTTAGCATATCTCTATGCGAGAGATGAATTCAATGAACAGGTTCAACAGCATCATGAACTGATGCAGCAGACCTTTGGGAAGACACCAGTTATTTTTCGAAATACTGAACTGATCTATAATAATGAGCTTGCCCATCATGTTGAAAAAATGGGGTATCAAGGTGTTCTTGCAGAGGGTGCTGATCATATTCTCGGATGGAAAAGTCCTAATTTTCTCTACCGCGCAAAAACAACAAATGCATTGAAATTGCTGCTTAAGAATTACCGATTATCTGATGATATTGCCTTCCGCTTCAGTAGTCGTGATTGGAGCGAATGGCCATTAACCGCGCCAAAATTTAGTCAGTGGCTTTCTGCTATTAATGGGAATGGTCATATTGTTAATCTTTTCATGGATTATGAAACACTCGGTGAACATCAATGGGAAGAGACAGGCATTTTTGCATTTCTCGAGCATCTTCCTCACGAGATCTTAAAGCATTCTGATAACTTTTTTCTTTTGCCCAGTGAAGTTATCCATCAATTTGAACCGGTAGGAGAACTTGATATCCATAATCCTATTTCGTGGGCTGATATTGAGCGTGATGTGAGTGCATGGCTGGGAAATACTATGCAACAAGCTGCAATTCGAGAACTTTACACACTGGAAGCACCAATTAAAGCGTCAAAAAATCCGGAGCTTTTGAAAGACTGGCGTCGACTGCAAACCAGCGATCATTTTTACTACATGTGCACGAAATGGTTTGCTGACGGGGATGTTCACAAGTATTTCAACCCGTATGACAGTCCTTATGAAGCATACATCACGTTTATGAATATTATTGCTGATCTAAAAAAAAGAATTACCTAG
- a CDS encoding glycosyltransferase family 4 protein has product MRVLMFGWEFPPFNQGGLGTACHGLTKGLVNNGVDITIVLPQQPEGIVIPHVNFLVPSDHFRMIRGVPAFFVPYDSPDAYLVRKNAHEGKSLYGKDLFQEVYRYAMAIAELVKDHPFEIIHAHDWMTFPAAMLVKQETHKPMVVHIHATEFDRGGGNCNQAVYAIERTGMHAADHIITVSNYTKNMIVQHYGIPPEKISVVYNALDNSFFSPSLDEFSSRWTDDKVVLFLGRMTLQKGPDYFLYAAKKVLELDDKVTFIMAGSGDMEGYLISKAAELGIGHKIFFTGQLRGEDVSKMYRMADVYVMPSVSEPFGITPLEAQYHNVPVIISKQSGVSEVLHHCLKVDFWDVDALVNAMHAVIHHQPLHDCLSMNGKDEVQTFQWDTAATRCVSVYEQVFQQIASREVS; this is encoded by the coding sequence ATGCGTGTCCTTATGTTCGGGTGGGAATTCCCTCCCTTTAATCAAGGCGGACTTGGTACTGCCTGCCACGGTCTCACCAAAGGTTTAGTCAATAATGGCGTCGATATTACCATTGTCCTTCCTCAGCAACCTGAAGGCATCGTCATACCTCATGTTAACTTTCTTGTTCCTTCAGATCATTTCAGGATGATTCGTGGAGTTCCTGCTTTTTTTGTTCCTTATGATAGTCCCGATGCTTATCTCGTACGAAAGAATGCTCACGAGGGGAAGTCTCTTTATGGCAAGGACCTCTTTCAGGAGGTTTACCGGTATGCCATGGCTATTGCAGAGCTGGTAAAGGATCATCCTTTTGAGATTATTCATGCCCATGATTGGATGACCTTTCCTGCAGCTATGCTTGTTAAGCAGGAAACACATAAACCCATGGTCGTCCATATTCATGCAACTGAATTTGACCGTGGAGGTGGAAATTGCAATCAAGCAGTTTATGCCATAGAGCGTACAGGAATGCATGCTGCTGATCATATTATTACGGTAAGTAACTACACCAAAAACATGATTGTCCAGCATTACGGCATTCCGCCTGAAAAGATTTCTGTTGTTTACAATGCACTTGATAATTCATTTTTTTCTCCGTCCTTGGATGAGTTTAGCTCTCGGTGGACTGATGATAAGGTAGTGTTATTTCTCGGTAGAATGACACTCCAAAAAGGTCCAGATTATTTCTTGTATGCAGCTAAAAAGGTCTTAGAGCTAGATGACAAGGTTACTTTTATTATGGCTGGAAGCGGAGATATGGAAGGGTATCTTATCAGTAAGGCAGCAGAATTAGGCATTGGACACAAGATTTTCTTTACGGGCCAGCTTCGTGGAGAAGACGTTAGTAAAATGTATCGTATGGCAGATGTTTATGTTATGCCCTCTGTTTCTGAACCTTTTGGCATAACGCCTCTTGAGGCACAGTATCATAATGTTCCGGTCATTATTTCAAAGCAGTCAGGTGTTTCTGAAGTCTTACATCATTGCTTAAAGGTTGACTTTTGGGATGTTGATGCTTTGGTTAATGCAATGCACGCGGTTATTCACCATCAGCCACTTCATGATTGTTTAAGCATGAATGGGAAAGATGAGGTACAAACATTTCAATGGGATACTGCTGCTACACGATGCGTCTCTGTTTATGAACAAGTCTTTCAGCAAATAGCTTCACGAGAGGTGAGTTAA
- the acs gene encoding acetate--CoA ligase, protein MDITGKIDSMLVEKRHFSPSQAFRKNAHIGSYEEYQKRYQQSIKDPEQFWGTIAKELEWYKPWRKVFASPKKPFVQWFVGGKTNVCANCLDRHLTTKVKDKIAILWEGENGEKRSYTYEQLHREVCRFANLMKAKNITKGDRVCIYMPMIPELAIAMLACARVGAIHSVIFGGFSAASIKKRAQDSEAAMIITADGGFRHGKVIPLKPNVDDALQDCPSVKKVIVFQWAKNKVAMKKGRDSWWHEEINQHQQNGMPKPEPMDAEDPLFILYTSGTTGNPKGVIHATGGYMVYAYLTTKYIFDLKDNDIHWCTADCGWVTGHTYLVYGPLLNGATTVMFEGVPNYPQPDRFWEIVERYKVTIFYTAPTAIRAMMKDGDTWPKKHNLSSLRLLGSVGEPINPEAWMWYYTVIGNKKCPIVDTWWQTETGGILITPLPGAIDLKPGSATLPFFGIEPAVLKEDGSEAGTNEGGYLVIKNSWPAIARSVWKDPERYVKTYFSKFKNMYLTGDGAKKDENGYFWIMGRIDDVVNVSGHRIGTAEVESALVSHTSVAEAAVVPMPHNVKGQALYAFVTLKTGKQKSDKLKEELSLHVRKEIGPIAQPDKIQFADSLPKTRSGKIMRRILRAIAEGSTELGDTTTLADPSVVEQLLKERQ, encoded by the coding sequence ATGGACATCACAGGAAAGATCGATTCAATGCTTGTCGAAAAACGACATTTTTCTCCATCGCAGGCATTTCGAAAGAATGCTCATATAGGTTCTTATGAAGAATATCAGAAAAGATATCAACAGTCTATCAAAGATCCAGAGCAATTCTGGGGAACCATTGCCAAAGAATTAGAATGGTACAAACCTTGGAGGAAGGTCTTCGCCTCTCCTAAGAAACCCTTTGTCCAGTGGTTTGTTGGAGGAAAAACAAATGTCTGTGCTAATTGTCTAGACAGACACCTCACGACAAAGGTAAAAGATAAAATAGCTATTCTCTGGGAAGGAGAAAATGGAGAAAAACGGTCCTATACCTACGAACAGTTACATCGTGAAGTCTGCCGATTCGCGAATCTAATGAAGGCAAAGAACATCACCAAAGGAGACCGTGTCTGTATCTATATGCCCATGATCCCTGAACTCGCTATTGCCATGCTCGCTTGTGCAAGAGTTGGTGCTATTCATAGCGTTATTTTTGGCGGATTCAGCGCAGCATCGATAAAAAAAAGAGCACAAGATAGTGAAGCAGCCATGATCATTACTGCAGACGGAGGCTTTCGCCATGGAAAAGTCATACCCTTAAAACCAAATGTTGATGACGCATTACAAGACTGTCCATCCGTAAAAAAAGTCATTGTTTTTCAATGGGCAAAAAATAAGGTTGCTATGAAAAAAGGAAGAGATAGTTGGTGGCATGAGGAAATAAATCAACACCAACAAAATGGTATGCCTAAACCAGAACCAATGGATGCAGAGGACCCGTTGTTTATTCTTTACACCAGTGGTACGACAGGAAATCCCAAAGGAGTTATCCATGCAACTGGCGGGTATATGGTGTATGCCTACCTCACTACTAAATATATTTTTGATCTTAAAGACAACGATATTCACTGGTGCACGGCAGATTGTGGCTGGGTTACCGGACATACCTATCTTGTTTATGGCCCGCTGCTCAATGGAGCAACAACCGTTATGTTTGAAGGTGTTCCCAACTATCCACAACCAGACAGATTTTGGGAGATCGTTGAACGATACAAAGTGACCATCTTCTATACAGCACCTACTGCAATCAGAGCAATGATGAAAGACGGAGATACCTGGCCAAAGAAACATAATCTCAGTTCACTACGGCTCTTGGGCAGTGTGGGAGAGCCTATTAATCCCGAAGCATGGATGTGGTATTACACGGTAATAGGAAACAAAAAATGCCCTATTGTTGATACCTGGTGGCAGACAGAAACAGGAGGAATTCTTATTACACCGCTTCCTGGTGCTATTGATCTCAAACCTGGATCTGCAACCCTTCCCTTTTTTGGTATTGAGCCAGCTGTTCTCAAAGAAGATGGAAGTGAAGCAGGAACAAACGAAGGAGGCTATCTTGTCATCAAGAATTCATGGCCTGCAATAGCAAGAAGTGTTTGGAAGGATCCAGAACGGTATGTCAAAACCTATTTCAGCAAATTTAAGAATATGTATTTGACCGGGGATGGCGCAAAAAAAGATGAAAACGGATATTTTTGGATTATGGGAAGAATCGATGATGTTGTCAATGTCTCGGGTCATCGTATTGGCACCGCAGAGGTAGAAAGTGCTTTGGTAAGCCATACATCAGTGGCTGAAGCTGCTGTTGTACCCATGCCACACAACGTTAAGGGTCAAGCCCTCTATGCTTTTGTCACCCTCAAAACAGGAAAGCAAAAATCGGATAAACTCAAGGAAGAGCTCAGTCTTCATGTTAGAAAAGAGATCGGACCTATTGCACAGCCGGATAAAATCCAATTTGCAGACTCACTGCCAAAAACAAGAAGCGGAAAAATCATGCGCAGGATTTTACGGGCAATTGCAGAGGGAAGTACTGAATTGGGTGATACCACAACACTTGCCGATCCCAGTGTCGTTGAGCAGTTACTCAAAGAACGGCAATAA
- the ppsA gene encoding phosphoenolpyruvate synthase has product MDKAKQFILWFNQLGIEDVPFVGGKNASLGEMYRHLTPKGINIPNGFAVTAHAYHYLLKNAGIETRIKETLSDLNTRNMRNLSQRGHKVRELIKSVEFPKELQNELFAAYEKLCKQYGEDTDVAVRSSATAEDLPDASFAGQQETYLNIKGKHALLEACKKCFASLFTNRAISYRVDKGFDHFAVGLSIGIQKMVRSDLAGSGVMFSIDTESGFKNVVFITAAYGLGENVVQGAVNPDEYYVFKPTLKQGYKPILSKKLGEKAVKMIYDLHGNKNTINVQVDAVDRMRYVLSNEEILTLARWACTIEDHYSKKAGNYKPMDMEWAKDGSTNELFIVQARPETVHSQKTRNVYERYKLQEKGKVLVTGSSVGDKIGAGKATIIKNVSEIGRFKKGQVLVTDMTDPDWEPVMKIAAAIVTNRGGRTCHAAIISRELGIPCMVGTDNGTDVIKQGQGVTVDCSQGETGFVYEGQLKFDIERMNLDEVPQTKTKIMMNVGNPEKAFDLSFLPSQGVGLARQEFIISNYIKVHPLAIVHFNQLKDESLKEQIESLTKGYPDKTSFYVSKLAHGIAMIGAAFYPHDVIVRLSDFRSNEYADLVGGRLYEPTERNPMIGWRGASRYYDDRYREAFGLECKALALVRDLMGLTNVKIMIPFCRTVEEGKKVLVEMEKYGLKRGKNGLEVYVMCEIPSNVILADLFADIFDGFSIGSNDLTQLTLGLDRDSELVAHIFDERNEAVRRLIKQVITVAKKKKRKIGICGDAPSSFPEIAEFLVDCGIDSISLSPDAIIKTTLTIAAEEKKRKKKQLK; this is encoded by the coding sequence ATGGACAAAGCAAAACAGTTCATTCTCTGGTTTAACCAACTTGGCATTGAAGATGTTCCATTCGTGGGAGGAAAAAATGCTTCGCTTGGTGAAATGTACCGTCATCTCACGCCCAAAGGTATTAACATTCCCAATGGCTTTGCTGTTACTGCTCATGCATATCACTATCTTCTGAAAAATGCGGGGATTGAAACTAGAATCAAAGAAACGCTCTCGGATCTGAATACACGAAATATGCGTAATCTATCACAACGCGGACATAAAGTGAGAGAACTCATTAAATCAGTTGAGTTTCCTAAAGAACTTCAGAACGAGTTGTTTGCTGCGTATGAGAAACTGTGTAAACAGTACGGCGAAGATACTGACGTTGCTGTTCGAAGCTCAGCAACAGCAGAAGATCTTCCTGACGCAAGTTTTGCAGGACAACAGGAAACATACCTCAATATTAAAGGAAAGCATGCGCTCCTTGAAGCATGCAAGAAATGTTTTGCTTCGCTCTTTACCAATAGGGCAATCTCCTATCGGGTTGATAAAGGCTTTGATCATTTTGCCGTGGGATTATCTATTGGTATCCAAAAAATGGTTCGCTCTGATTTAGCAGGTAGCGGTGTTATGTTCTCTATTGATACCGAGTCTGGTTTCAAGAATGTCGTCTTCATTACCGCAGCCTATGGGTTAGGAGAAAACGTTGTCCAAGGTGCGGTAAATCCTGATGAATACTATGTCTTTAAGCCGACCTTAAAGCAAGGGTATAAGCCCATTCTTTCCAAAAAGCTTGGAGAAAAAGCGGTAAAGATGATCTATGATCTTCATGGGAATAAAAACACGATCAATGTCCAAGTCGATGCCGTAGATCGTATGCGCTATGTGCTCAGCAATGAAGAAATCCTAACATTAGCTCGTTGGGCATGCACTATCGAAGATCACTATAGTAAAAAGGCAGGGAACTATAAACCCATGGACATGGAATGGGCAAAAGATGGATCAACAAATGAGTTATTCATTGTTCAAGCACGTCCTGAGACCGTTCACTCACAAAAAACACGCAATGTGTATGAAAGATACAAACTCCAAGAGAAAGGAAAAGTCCTTGTTACGGGAAGCAGCGTCGGTGACAAAATAGGTGCAGGAAAGGCTACTATCATCAAAAATGTTAGTGAGATTGGTCGTTTCAAAAAAGGCCAGGTTCTTGTTACCGATATGACTGACCCTGATTGGGAACCGGTTATGAAAATTGCAGCAGCAATTGTCACGAATAGGGGTGGAAGGACGTGTCATGCAGCCATCATCAGTCGTGAATTAGGCATACCCTGCATGGTAGGCACCGATAATGGCACAGACGTCATAAAACAAGGACAAGGAGTAACCGTAGATTGCTCACAAGGAGAAACTGGCTTCGTTTATGAGGGACAACTTAAGTTTGATATCGAACGAATGAACCTAGATGAAGTACCACAGACAAAAACAAAAATCATGATGAACGTTGGTAATCCGGAAAAGGCATTTGACCTCAGTTTTTTACCCAGCCAAGGTGTGGGGCTTGCGCGTCAAGAATTCATCATCAGCAACTACATCAAGGTACATCCTCTTGCCATAGTCCATTTCAACCAGTTGAAGGATGAAAGCCTCAAAGAGCAGATTGAGTCGCTTACCAAAGGATACCCAGATAAAACCAGTTTTTATGTAAGCAAACTTGCCCATGGGATTGCAATGATCGGTGCTGCATTCTATCCGCACGATGTTATTGTCCGTTTAAGTGATTTTCGGAGCAATGAATATGCAGATCTTGTTGGTGGGCGTCTCTATGAACCTACAGAACGTAATCCCATGATTGGCTGGAGAGGCGCTTCCAGGTACTATGATGACCGTTATCGTGAAGCATTTGGGCTAGAATGTAAAGCACTTGCTTTAGTGAGAGATCTGATGGGCCTTACCAATGTTAAGATCATGATACCATTCTGCCGAACAGTTGAGGAAGGAAAAAAGGTGTTGGTAGAGATGGAAAAATATGGACTGAAACGTGGAAAGAACGGGTTAGAAGTATATGTGATGTGTGAAATACCCTCGAACGTTATTCTCGCAGACCTCTTCGCTGATATTTTTGATGGGTTTAGTATTGGTAGTAACGACCTTACGCAGCTAACGCTCGGACTCGATAGGGATTCAGAACTTGTCGCTCATATCTTTGACGAGCGTAACGAAGCAGTACGAAGGCTTATTAAGCAAGTCATAACTGTAGCAAAAAAGAAAAAAAGAAAAATTGGTATCTGTGGAGATGCTCCAAGCTCATTTCCAGAGATTGCAGAATTTCTTGTTGATTGTGGCATTGACAGTATTTCATTAAGTCCTGATGCTATCATCAAAACAACATTGACCATTGCTGCAGAAGAAAAGAAGCGAAAAAAGAAACAACTGAAGTAA